AGGAGAGTAGACACAAacctcactctttttttttctctctcccacccccccaggTTTCAAGTGGCTATCTGGTTGTGGCTTTTGTTTATGTGACTGAATTTGTTGGCATTAAAGCACGAACCTGGGCTTCTATGCATGTCCATGCTTTTTTTGCTATGGGAATAATGGTTGTGGCACTCGTGGGATTTTTGGTTCGGACCTGGTGGGTCTATCAGATATTTCTCTCCATAGCCACTCTTCCCTTTGTCTTGTGCTGCTGGATGCTCCCAGAAACACCTTTTTGGCTCCTGTCAGAGGAAAGATATGAAGATGCACAAAAAGTAATTAATATAATGGCAAGATGGAATAAAGTAAGCACTCCCTGCAAAGTTTCTGAACTGTGCTCAGTCCAACAAGATGATCTAGTCAGTGGCAGAACAGGTGACAATGACACTTCCTCAACAAAGAAGCACAACATCTTAGACCTGTTTTGTAACTGGCACATTGCAAGAAGGACCATCACAGTCTGGCTGATCTGGTTCACTGGGAGCTTGGGGTACTACGTCTTCTCCCTCAGTTCTGTCAGTCTAGGAGGCAATGAATATTTAAATCTCTTTCTCAtaggtaaatatttttgtacctTATTCTGTTTATGACAGAACTGGAACATAACATTTAGAAATGTCTATAGATTTGACAGCcaattttttaactttgttcGTTCAATTATGAACCTTGTCCAAAAAGTTTCTTGATAACTCTTCATAAAGTTGACTAACACAGGAGGAGTATCATTCACTCCAAATCTCactgtttctggaaaaaaaagagaatttaaaatttgTTGGTGTACAAAATTCTTCTCCATCTGTCTTTGTGATTGTAAAACCATATTTTGCCTGTCTCCTCTTTGCCCTGCAAGCATATAGCAGAACCACACAAACACTAAGGGAAGCAGACCAGCAACACAAAATTCACATGGCTCTGTTAAAGGCACAAACttggaaaacaagagaaaaaaattattcctttaaTTATTTAGAGTCCTGATATAGTGAGTCTGTCTGTGTAGAAAATAGATTCATAATTCTCAGAAGCAAGAGTAATTTTAGTTTTCTCAGAAGTATATTTTTGGTATAGTTGTagtattcttttaattttgttggtCTGACTGTAATCTTCCTCTGGTATGTAAGTTGTCTACAAAGGCAGCTCAGTGCTTTCAAGGCCTGATCTAAAGTTTGTTAAGATCAGTGGAAATattccattgacttcagaagACTCTAGATCGGGCATGCAGCTCTGAGCCAGCAAAGAATTAAATCATACGGTCTGCTTTATGCAGCTGAGTGCTCTCCGTAAAGTGAATGTGACTGTTCATGTACATAAGCACACAAGACTGGGGCACTCATGAATGCAGTTTGTGTTGTCACATATTATAGCGTATGGGTAGACTGACATGTTGAAGAGTGGATGCTAGTATTGCACAGAAATGGTTTGGTGGAGTACAGCGCATAAATCACTGTATGTACctccttcaaaaatattttagcagacTAACATACACTGAATAATTGCAACCTGCTTTTACCAACACAGGCCCAAAAGATTGTTTCCTGATATTATAAGTGTGTTGACATACTACATGTGCTTAGTAAAGGAGTGTAGCGTATTTGTTCAGGGCTGTATCTTACgttcttcctttattttacaTTGGACATAGTACCATTCTTCATGAGCGAGTTGGTTTAAAATGTCTGAACTGGCTTCGGCTCAATATAATTTGTCTAGGGGCAAATCATGTTTACATGGGATTTGTGAACAGTCCTAGCCAAACGCCAGTTCCTTTAGAGCTGCAGAAGTTCTTCTCTGGAAAGAGACATTAGGAAGAGACAATCTGAATAAGAATGGGGTATTGTAAGCAGCTGCCCTCTTTTcaatggagaagagagaaagctgGAACTGCACTTTCTGTGTTTGTGGAGCTGGCTCAGAAAACCAGACCTGGAGAGACTTTGCTTGCCTTTTACGTTGGGGTGATCTGGGGCTGAAGCTGGGGGAGGCGCCTGTGGCTTCAGCTCTGTGTCCGGGTGGAAGCTGGCAAATCCTGAGAGCTGTGTCAGTGTGACACCAGCAGTATTCCTCGTGGGCACATTTAAGCTGTTGATGTGAAAAGACCTGAagcaaaagagcagaaaatggagaGCTTTCAGTCATAAGTGCCAGTGTCATAAAAGCAGGACTGTGgccttgctgttttctgtacttttccaccacagcaccacaaaggagctgctctgtgctgtgaaaCCCGTTTCCCTTGTCCTTCTCCATCCCCCACTGTCATATTTTAGGCCATGCTTTCTGCCTTCTGTTGCTATTTCTGTTACCAAATGAACTAGCCCAACACACTGGTTATCTCTAGATTTCAGTTATTTACTACCCCCTAGATTAAATGAATCCCCATAAAGAGGAAGTTATAACATGAATATGTGTAATCATgacttaaaacaaaataatttcatactGACAGGTGCTGTGGAGTTGCCTTGCTATATCATTGCTTGCATTGGGATGGACAAACTGGGAAGGAGAAACACACTCATTCCGTTCCTTATTTTAAGTGCACTGATCTGTGTTTTAATTATGTTCATACCTCAGGTTAGTCACGTACCGTTGAAAGTGTTTCTATACTAGAAATTgattttaaaggcttttaagTCAGTAGATGCAGCTGCCCTTTCTAAATCATATAGTTGGTTAAAGGCTGTTTTTACAATGCGGCTGCCAGTCTGAGatagatttctgtattttcagtacAGGTTTCACCGTTTCATTGCTGGGGTCACATGTAAAATGTTCCCAGGGCTTCAGTGAACCAGGACTGGTAAAAAGTTAAATGGACACTAGTTGCTTACTAAgacctattttaaaaaagcaagcaataagTACTGCTTCTTGTTTAAAGAAGGGTCACAACTTTTGAAGGATTTAAATTAAGTTTGAAACAGTGTTATTTTCtggtgatttatttatttgtgctcTCTTTCAATAGGATTTCAATATATTAATTATCTTAGCAAATATGGCTGGAAAATTTTCAATAGGTGTGGCATTTGGCCTTATATATCTCTACACAGCAGAACTGTACCCAACAATTGTAAGGTAAGAGCTTTCATCAgtcatatatttttcattattttgctgttatttccttttctttgttatgCTCCCGGGCCAGATCTAGCAGCTCTTGACATTAGTGGCAGTGGTCCAAAAGACTTGGGATGGGATGAGTTCCTCTGCTGCTCCAGAGATGTCTAGTATTTGGCTAtataataaatttttatttatttttcatttccatgtgCATTCTTTGGTTTCATTGAGGAACTAGAAGAATACTCATACTTTCTTAAACATTATTTATGCCTTTCTTAAAAGTCCTGGTTGTTCACCCTCTGGTCTCTGCTGAATgaatttttaatcttaattatAGAAGCAGATGAATTGCATTACAATATAAATTTACACTGGTGTAGCAATAGCTTCCTAGTACCATTGCATAAAGACACATGTCATCCTACTGATGTTTTGAGTGTCTGTGCATTTCTAATTTCTAATGTTCTAATGTTTGCTTCATCTGCCAGAATTCTTATCAAAGTCTTTGTTTTATGTGTAGATCGCTTGCTGTTGGAAGTGGAAGCATGATGTGCCGTGCAGGAAGTGTGGTTGCTCCTTTCTGTGTATATCTGAGAAGCGTTTGGATTTTCATGCCACTTGTAAGTATTTATTTCAATGGtgaatgtttctggttttgaaaaggCATATGTGTCACTTGTTTTCTCAGGAACCAAAAGCtgagcttttattttgaaaaggaaattgaatGAACCATTCTTGTTCTAAATTTTAAGTCTCAAAGTAACTTCATATTGTTAAAAATATGCAGCTAAAGCAAAAGGGAGACTTGGAGTCACTGAAatcttctgaaaagtttttatGGTGGAAGATATAAACAAACTTATGCACTGAATCCTAGTATaaaattgataaaaatattttccataaaaattcACTTTATCTACCATGTAACATTTAGGAAGTGTCTTAATCCATACTTCTTTACTCTACAGGCCTAGCAGTTCTTGACCATGCTCATGATTTACTCTTACCTTTTTTCAAAGGCATAGTTCTTCCATTCTTGGAATTCACCATGGGtggctgttttttcttaatattattCCTTAATCTTTTCCATGGCTTTCCTGGGACATTGCATCTTTGGAATAGCCTTCCAAGAGATCAAGAATGTCTTATGCTTACTATACTTGGTCTTCACAGCTGTcccaaagcttcattttttcatttttcatttacaagaaCCGAACAAAACAATTCATGAgatagaaaaagagaagcaaatgaTATATTGATGAGGTTCATGGTGATTTTGACAAGCAACAGAACACTGGATTCACTAGGCACATCCTACTTGTAGGTGACTCCAGGTCATGCTACCATTAGGTTTTGTCTTCTACGTCCAGTTGCCCCAAGAAAACAGAGGTGGAACCATTCCTTTGTGGACTTTGGGCATTTTGTCTGCATTATGTAGCTTCAAATCCACTTTGGACAagatattttatgtatttcctGCTCACAAATGGATCACATTTCTTTATTACATTTATGTTATGAGGCATTTGCTGCTTAGAAATCCTGCAGCTATTCAATCCCTTTTTTACTCCTAAAGTATAATTTATGCCTATATGTGTAAAAACAGAAGGAATTACAATGTTTATATTAAAGCTTTAAGTAGAGAAGAGTTtattaatgatttaaaaattgtttgagTTCTTTCAAAACCCCTTAGAATTCACTGTGACTAGCACACCAATGTTATATGTAGATTACACGTATCAGAAGGTAAAAATATATTGGGATGTGTCTTTCACCCAGATTGTTACTTTAATTTTGTCTACCACATTGGAATTTCCTGAAAAAGTGGCATTGTGCCCTTTTGAATTTGCAACTATAAAATCTTCAATTATAGATGCTAGAGATTGGTTTCAGAGAATTCTTGGGAActtgtttcattatttaaattaattactttCAGTTGTTTTGGATGGAAGTCAAGAGGATGAAGCAGAccacaaattaatttattccctCAAGCTcctaaaaaatgttttctttcttaataatGGTCCCATACAAACCAAGATATTATCCCAGAAGAAACATTTGCACAACAAAGTGGTCATGAGAGagcattctttttctcttgtcaGTGTTTTGCCTTTACTGGCTGGTAAGCCTTTTCTGTGCAGAAGTGCTGCAGCTAAACCACAGATGGGGAATGCTTGAACATGCTGTGCAAATGAGAGTATAAACAGAGGAATTATTTCAGCTCTGAACAACTCTCAGTGTACAAAAAGTATCCAGACTATCTGTAGAGTTGTGTAGTAGTTCACAGTgaatatgttttcattattaGCTCCTATTATAAAACATTTGTCAGTTTATTAAATAGCCTTGTCTTGAGTTGGAGCATAGTGTGCCAAGTCTCAGGTAACATGTTTTGGAATGAAATTAAGTGGATTACATTTGTAAGTAAACTGACATACATCATGTTGATCTATTGTACACACCACACATTGTCAAGCAGTTACTATTGCTATTTGTTTGACAGTCTGCCTCCCATACAGTTATGCCACCTGTGAGTAATGCAAGCATCTCACTTGAATGCCTATAAATCTCGACTAACTCACCAAGTATGTTTTTCATGTGACAACTTTATAGAAAACTTACAATAAAGTAACTGTTCCGTGTATAACCTATTACTGTTTCTCAGCTGTTAGGAATTATGTTAGAGTAGCCCTTTAACAgacttgatttttctctcagaTAAACCAGaaattacaaatttaaaaaactcTTCACTGAGGTCAGTAAAGTTAAATGAATGCAAATCCTGTGTCTAATACTAGTGGGTTTTCAGGACAAAATTTAACCTTTTTTTGTTGAAGTAGGAATTTTGTAAATAAGATCACATTTTATATTGGTTCAGAGCTATCAGATGtagatataaatataaatagtaGACTAGAATAATCATTTGTTCTCAAAAGTAAACGTATTATTTTGTAGGGATATTTAATTCGAATTATCTTTTGTTCTAGACTAAATATATTAAGTCCTGGTCTTAGACCACTATGAAACTAAAATTGTTGTTTCAGGTAGGtaggaagacattaaaaaaatggtggTAAATCTTTTTTTGAAGTTAGTTATGGTAGCTGTTAGAAGCTGCTGCCTGTACTGAAGTGTTGGGAATACTTTGAGATTTTGACTAAGCAGAAAGTCGGATTTGAAATTAAGACCCTGAAAAAGCAATGAATTTAAGCAGGTACTCCTGTCGAATTAACTTCAGTGGAGCTTAAACATACTTAAATACTTTGTACAATAGTACACTTTAATCCATAAACATTTAACTCATTGACTATATCAGAAGAACATTCTCTGATCCTGAAATATGTGTAAAATAGTACATACATACAAAATGTACACATTTGTTATGAGCAAGCAAAGAGCTAAATTATGTCAGGTGCTTCATGAGAAGTCCTTCTGTACATACACTGTGACTTAATTGTTTCATAGTCTGTCTTTCATAGGAAATATTGGAAAATGCTTTGTAGGgtcagggagaagggaaaaacactGTATTAGTCGGCATGCAGCAGCTTTCacattgaaaaaagaaaactaacacGGGATGGAATAGAGTTAAGAGAGCTGAGAtgaaaaggcaggaaagatgGTGGTGTGTACGCTTCCAGAATGGTGAGAGTTTACAGGGGAATAAGAGGTAGGTTCatgaggaaggaaaacatgagAAGAATGCAAAGCGTCTAAAAGACTAGCCGAAACAGAGGAGACACACATACTCAAAGCACACAGTGTTGCTTTAACCTTGTTCTGTTTGGCACCAGTAGTGACCCTGCTCTCATAAAACTCCAAATGTACAGGCATCCATAAGCTTCAATATCCTTAACAGCCCTCAATATCCTCAAATATAACCTTATGACAGTTTAAAGAATGTGCGTAAGAGAGGTTACTGTTGAATAGCTGCCGTGTGTCAATTCATCCTGTCTTACCATGGCAGAAAATCATGTTTTAATAGTGCAGAAGAGTTTTGACACTCAGAGGTGAGACTTTAATATTTTGGAATAGATTTTTAAGTATCACCCAtggcacatatatatatgcctGCAAGGATTTCCCTCAGTTTGTCACTCAGTGCCATTTCCTCTGGTCACGTTACTGctaagatattttttttttaatttctcatggTAAGAGCatgactattttatttttaccgTAGTTTGTAGTATTCAacagtattttgctttattttgtcagCCTCTATATTTGATGCAAGTGCAAAAAAAGGAGTGTATGCAACAGTGTGAATTCTGCTTCTCAAAAGAATGCTTGAGACAAGCTGTCCTCTTCTtttggaggtggggggaaggaaaagcagcacgGTGCATTTCCATGAAAATACTTCTCTTCAAGGTTTCAACGGAGAATTCCAATTTTAAAGCACCTTTCTGACTTAAGGAGAAAGTCTGGCTTAGCTGCAGAGGGTAACTGGCCAGTTCTTTTCTCAAGCTCTGTGTGAAAGACATAGGCATACTAATTCCAAATGCTCACTCTCACACACTTGGAAAGAAAGTATCAAACAAACAGGGCAGGCGTGGAATTAGCACAGGGCAAGATAAGGATAATACAGAATCAAAGCGCACAgtcataaaatggaaaaatactgagGCCAGGCATGATGTACGCTGTGGAAGCATTTCTATCAAGAGAGATTTGGGTCATTTATAACCTGACGTTGGAAGAATGTTAGGGTTTTAATGCTGTTCTGTACTTCAGAGGAGGAAAGTGTGAATTGTTCTCACTGAACAAGGCACagaaatgaagggaaagaaaagatactCCTGGAGCATGTGTGTGCTTCTGCATCTACCCCACAGGATCCTGATTCTTGCACCACTCGTGCTGAAGTAAGCTGTTGTTACGGAACTGTGTACACCATGGAGAAATCCAAGATGTGATCCCAGTGCAAATGTCAGTAGATGCCTGCACTCCTAACAGATCTGTGAAACTGCAGTTTAGCAAAGTATTCCTGTTTAGAGCTAGCTCATTGTCTCCTGAAGTGCCCTCCTGAGCAGGGATGTGCGCTTCTGTGGCTCCAGGCCAAAGATCCATGCTGAAATTCTGATTTTGGCTGTGTGCAGGAGGAACAGGCACACAGGTACAGGGAGAATAGGTTCACGAGTGAGAGTGCAAATGAAGATTACAGGTGGCAGGGTAATTGTACCTCTAGGAACatgcatgtaaaaataaatgtatgcaaTCCTAGAATCAGTTGTTACATACCTGACAGTAGAAATACCGAATGAAGAGCTAGGTATTGTTTTCTCAAACAGAATTATTCCTGCTTGCACTTGTATTGATCCCTtgtgaaacaaaacacttcactTGCTCTTCATTAATTCTGCTGCATAATCTTTCATTTatgcaacaaaaaaaggcagatcTTTTATACAGTCAATATTTAAGACTTAGGATCTTTGCTTTACATAACAGTTccttgtgctttattttaaatgtactcTCACGTAAGAGCAAAGAGTTGCATAACTAGAGAGACATTTCTACCTTTACAGCTACTGTTTATTTCTTCTAGTTGCTTGTTGGAGTCATGGCTCTTCTGAGTGGAATATTAACAATAATGCTTCCAGAGACACTGGGAAAACCGTTGACTAATACTTTGGCAGAAGCtacagaaatgggaagaaacGAGAAAAGCTGTTCAGGAGAGAATCCTCCAGCACACAGTGGTGCAGCATTAGAAAAGATAGAGATGTTTGGTCAAGAAACAGTCAGCACCGAGAaataaagcaacagcaaaatggCTGTTCCAAATTCAATCATTATCTGATTTAtaagatatttttattcaagAAATGTGACTGTTCTATAATATCTGTGCCTTTTAATTTGTATTGTCTTGCCTTTTCAACAGTGCAAGTATATAAAACCTTTTCCACGTGACTGAGGTACTGCAGAAAATTTGATAGCATTTCTAGATCCCTTGTCAAACTTACACAGGCTTTAGAAAACCTATCTGACTTGCTGTGACCAGTTGGGATGATTACTCTAAATGTTGGAACCCACCTGATTACACATATGTAAAAACTATGCCAATTCTTTGCTTCACATTTTCTGCAGTTAGATTTCTAAACCCGCCACAAAGTGCCCTGTCCGCTCTCATCCGGTTGCAGCTGACAGTTACAGGCTGGAGTTTTCTAAACATGATAAGCTCGAACAGTTACAGTTCAAGAGAGAAGCCTTAACATTGCATCAAGTCGTATCCATAATTTAAAAGTCCAActaatttactcttttttttttttttttttccaaattttctaCTAGAAATGGTGCCATTGCTAACAAAGGAAAGTATTCTGTGGAACAGCTtctgactgaaaaaataatactaagTTTGCA
This genomic interval from Pelecanus crispus isolate bPelCri1 chromosome 3, bPelCri1.pri, whole genome shotgun sequence contains the following:
- the SLC22A16 gene encoding solute carrier family 22 member 16; this translates as MTDTANTGDPGSRFQACVYFASVFQAMSCGIHYLASVFMAVTPNFVCGIPGNVSSVLFYNSSESSIEDTWTLWTSTENYIVVQLQNGDIWELNQCSRSKREVSLDLAYEYKGNKSVFSCSDGFLYDDTKWKSTVVTQWDLVCDREWLAKLIQPTFMLGVLIGAVIFGDIADRLGRQRVMWFTSAGQFVFGIAVAFTFDYYSFVIVRFLLAMVSSGYLVVAFVYVTEFVGIKARTWASMHVHAFFAMGIMVVALVGFLVRTWWVYQIFLSIATLPFVLCCWMLPETPFWLLSEERYEDAQKVINIMARWNKVSTPCKVSELCSVQQDDLVSGRTGDNDTSSTKKHNILDLFCNWHIARRTITVWLIWFTGSLGYYVFSLSSVSLGGNEYLNLFLIGAVELPCYIIACIGMDKLGRRNTLIPFLILSALICVLIMFIPQDFNILIILANMAGKFSIGVAFGLIYLYTAELYPTIVRSLAVGSGSMMCRAGSVVAPFCVYLRSVWIFMPLLLVGVMALLSGILTIMLPETLGKPLTNTLAEATEMGRNEKSCSGENPPAHSGAALEKIEMFGQETVSTEK